The DNA sequence GGTGGCCGTCTCGCGTCCACCCCAGGTCAGCAGCAAGATCTCAAACGGCGGCTGCCGTATTAGAGCCAGTCTGACAACTGGCGGGGATAAGCGGTGGCGGATGCCCGGCCCGGTGTACGGCGTGTCGTGGTGACAGCAGTCAGGGCTCTTCGGTAGATGCACTGGCGACCAAACCAGTTGTGCCGCAACCGAAGAGCCCCGCATGAGTTTCTACCTTGTCGCCGGCACCGGCGCACCCACCACCCCCGCCGACGCCCGCGACCATCTGCCCACCACCCGTCCACGTCGCTACCCCTCGGACACCACCGACACCGAGTGGGCGGTGATCGCACCCCTGATCCCCACCGGTACCCCAGGCCCACGAGGCGGCCGCCGCCCCACACGCTCGCGCCGGGACATCGTCGACGCGATCCGCTACCTCGTCCACAACGGCGGGGTATGGCGGGCACTACCGGTCGACTTCCCGCCCTGGAAGACCGTCTACCACTACCACGCCCGCTGGGCAGCCGACGGCACCCTGACCCGCCTGCACCACACCCTGCGCGAACGGGTACGCGCCACCGAAGGCCGCCACCGCGAACCGACCGCGGCGATCATCGACTCACAATCCGTCCGCGCCGCCGAAACCGTGCCGCGCACCAGCCGCGGCTACGACGCCGGCAAGAAGATCAACGGCCGCAAACGCCACATCGCGGTCGACACCATCGGACTGCTACTGGTCGTGGCCGTCACCACGGCCAGCGTCCAGGACCGCGTCGCCGGCCGCGCCCTACTGATCGCGCTACGCGGCTGCCACCAGCACCTACGCCTCGTCTGGGCCGACAGCGCCTACCTCGGCACATTCGTCGACCTCGCCGCCAGACTACGGATCACCGCCCGGATCGTGGCCAAGCTCGCCGGACAGATCGGCTTCCACGTCCTACCCCGCCGATGGGTCGTGGAGAGGACCCTCGCCTGGATCAGCCGCCACCGCCGGACCGTCCGCGACTACGAACGACTCCCCGCCCACCACGCCGCCATCGTCTACTGGTCCATGACCATCATCATGAGCCGACGACTCGCACACACCCAACCCCAACCTCAAACCACCTGACCAGTTGTCAGACTGGCTCTTAAGGAACCCCGTCTCGTCGGTGACCAGCACGGCGTCGGGGTGCCCGAGCCGTTCGACCAGCCAGTCACGCACGTCATCGCGGACGGCGTCGGCGTCCCACACCGCCGTACGCAGCAGTCGCTGCATCGCCTGCGGATCGGCATGACCCGCGTGTTCGGCAAGCGACCAGCAGGTCTTGCGTTCCACGCCCGACAGCAGCCCTTCCACGAACCGCGCCGCGGTCGCACGCGGTTGCGCCCGGGCGAACCTGCCGGCGACACGCGTCATCGCCTCGTCCAGGATGACCCGCCACCTGGCGGGGTCTACGCTGTGGCACACGGCCACCGCACGATCTTCGGTTGTCCTCACAAACCATCGATGATCAACGCGGTGGCCGTCCTCATGCCCGCGCCACGCCGGACGCGGAGTCGCCCGAAGGTGCTCTGGTTTCCGCTGGCTGTCGCATCGTTGCGCGACAAGAATGACAGGCGTGATCAGCGATCTTCTTGCTGAGGTGGCCGAGACCGTCGACAAGACGACTCGGGTCCGCGTCTTCGACTCGACCGGGCCGGGTGAACCGACCCGCAAGCGGCGCGACCGTCGTCCGACCCTGGCTGACCAGCATGCCCCGGAAGCGCTGGAGCAACTGCGAGCAGCGCTGACACTGCGACCGGATACCAAGGTCATGGACTGGATGCAGGGGACCGATCTATGGCTCGAACTGCTCGGACGTGACGATGCGCCGTTGACCGCGATCGGTCTCCTTCACCCCGGCTGGATCAGGTGGGAATCCCACGGTGACCTCGAACTGCGGTACCCGACGGCCATCTTGCAGTGGTTGACCCGCTGGGCCCCCGCAGCAGCGGCAACCATCGCCAGATGACCGTGCCTCTCGCGCCATCCCGTTCACCATCGCCCCACACCACACCGTGGAGGAGGCTAACCGTCGAAGCCAAGTGACGTTGGAGTATTAGGCCGCCGACGGTGGCGGCTGGGCTGTCGCCGCGCTGCCCAGTGGTCACTACCACGGCCATCAGCTTGCGGCCCTGCTCACACGCCAGATGCATCTTGGTGGTCCAGCCGCCCCGAGATCGGCCGAGCCCATGGTCTGCCGGCTCCGCCTGCGTACCACTGGGCGGCTCCTTCTGCGCATCGCCGTCACGGCGGGCGGGTCGAGATAGTCGATCGTCAAAAAAGTCCCGGATTCGCGGCAACCTTTGCTGGGGTGGAGAGCGTAAGTAGTGGCCGTGAGATTGATATCGAGGGTGCGGGGGGCTGATGCGCGATCGCGAGGATAAGGAGGTGACAGCCTTTGTGCGGGCGCGTTACGGATCGCTGCTCCGGACCGCCTTCCTGCTGTGCGGAGATCGAGGGAAAGCCGAGGATCTGGTCCAGACGACGTTGGCCAAGACGGTTGTGGCGTGGTCTCGGCTGCAACGCTCAGAGGGCGTCGATCACTACGTGCAGCGCATTCTAGTCAACACCTTCGTGAGCTGGAGGCGGCGCCGATCCTGGTGGGAACAGCCCTTGGGTCGGCTGGTGGAGAGCCAGGCACGCGACGAGTACGTAGGGGTGGAACAGCGGGACTTGCTCCGCCGGGCGTTGGACGGGCTGCCAGCACGACAGCGTGCCGCGGTCGTACTGCGCTTCTACGAGGACCTGTCCGAGCAGGACACGGCGCGCGTACTGGGTTGTTCGGTTGGCACGGTCAAGAGTCTTTCATCAAGGGGTCTGCAGACTCTGCGTAAGCAGTGGGTCGAGGCCGACACTGTTGCTGATCAAGAGGTGCGCTATGCATAACACGACCGAGTTGCGTGCCGGCCTGGCGGATCTGGCCGAGTCGGTGGTACCAACCGAGGGCTATGAAGGCAAGACCATGCGGCGGGCGGCCCGGCGTCGCGGGCGGCGGCGTATCGCCGCCGGAGCCGCAGCCGTAGTGTGCTTGGCGATGCTGGTGACGATGTTTCGGGTTGTCGGATTCGGGGTCACACCGCAACTCGCTGCATCACCGCCGGATGGCCCGTTTCTGGGCTGGCCCCCGGTGGGAGACGTGGACGCTGGCCTGGTACAGGAGGCCACCAGCGTCTGGGACCGTACCAATTCGGCAGGTCCGCACACTGATGTCCGGGTCCTTGTTGCGACGCGTCATCCACGCCTGCGCTCGGCGGTGGTCGTCTTGCAGGGATATGACAAGCAGGGCAACGCGCGGTTGGCGTTCTTCACCGGTGATTCCGGTGCGGCGGACGCCTTACGGATGCGGGTTGATCGGCCGGTGCCCGACCCGGTGGAGACTCAGGTGATAAGTCTGGTCAGTCCTCGGTTGTCCGGAGCCGCCGGCGTGGTTAGTAATGATTCCGGGGCCACTTATGCCATTGCCATCGCCATGCCGGGCGTGACAGCTGTGCGGGTGTCGAGTACCGCTGTCGATGATGAAATGATACAAGAACCGGACGGACCTACCAGTCGCCTTATTGTGCAACGATTCCCGCTCGCTGCGACCGCGCAGACGACGACGATCGCGGGGTTCATCAAGCCGAATCGACTGTTCGCCAGCGTCACGAAGGTGTTTGAGGTGCCTGGTGAGGGCGGTGTGGACGGCGATGCGCGGGCCGTGCCCGCTGAGGTGGTCGGCAGGACCGGCCAACAGATAGTCGTGGCGTTTCCGAAGGATCAGGGAGTCCGGCAGGGGCAACTAGCCGTTGTCGCCGAAGGTTTGGTCGGACGCGTAACGGCAGTCGATGCCGTCCGCAGCGAAGCCACTGTCGACCTCATTACCAGCGCCGGATTCGTCGGCCAGGTGTACACGAATATCAGTAATGTTCCGGGTTCCGTACGTGGAACCGGCGGAAAGCTAGTCATGGAAGGCGTTCCCGCAGATGGTGAGGTTTACCGGGCCAACCGTGTCTTGATGCCGGATCCGTCCCAACAGAGCAATCAGGTTGGGGCTGTCACGATCGGGCGAGCGTCCGTGGACAAGGCGGCGGGCGCGACCACGGTGGAGCTTACGCCAACAGCCGACCTTGCCAACCTGACTAGTTTGTGGATCATGACGCCATCCGCCGACTGACGCGGCCCGCCGACGCAAGGATGCGCGGAGGCGACTCGCCTCCGCGCATCCTCAACAGGTCTGCAGGTCAGGGATACCGGACCTGGCCACTGCCGGAAGCAAATGCATAGTCACCACCGGTGTTACCCGTAGAGAAATAGCGGAACCACAAAGTTGTGTTCGTTGGAACGCCCGACCAGCAAAAGGTACGCGCTACGCCGTCAGTGGGAACGGTGACAGTCCAGCTCGATCGA is a window from the Polymorphospora rubra genome containing:
- a CDS encoding SigE family RNA polymerase sigma factor: MRDREDKEVTAFVRARYGSLLRTAFLLCGDRGKAEDLVQTTLAKTVVAWSRLQRSEGVDHYVQRILVNTFVSWRRRRSWWEQPLGRLVESQARDEYVGVEQRDLLRRALDGLPARQRAAVVLRFYEDLSEQDTARVLGCSVGTVKSLSSRGLQTLRKQWVEADTVADQEVRYA
- a CDS encoding rod shape-determining protein MreC, yielding MHNTTELRAGLADLAESVVPTEGYEGKTMRRAARRRGRRRIAAGAAAVVCLAMLVTMFRVVGFGVTPQLAASPPDGPFLGWPPVGDVDAGLVQEATSVWDRTNSAGPHTDVRVLVATRHPRLRSAVVVLQGYDKQGNARLAFFTGDSGAADALRMRVDRPVPDPVETQVISLVSPRLSGAAGVVSNDSGATYAIAIAMPGVTAVRVSSTAVDDEMIQEPDGPTSRLIVQRFPLAATAQTTTIAGFIKPNRLFASVTKVFEVPGEGGVDGDARAVPAEVVGRTGQQIVVAFPKDQGVRQGQLAVVAEGLVGRVTAVDAVRSEATVDLITSAGFVGQVYTNISNVPGSVRGTGGKLVMEGVPADGEVYRANRVLMPDPSQQSNQVGAVTIGRASVDKAAGATTVELTPTADLANLTSLWIMTPSAD
- a CDS encoding IS5 family transposase — translated: MSFYLVAGTGAPTTPADARDHLPTTRPRRYPSDTTDTEWAVIAPLIPTGTPGPRGGRRPTRSRRDIVDAIRYLVHNGGVWRALPVDFPPWKTVYHYHARWAADGTLTRLHHTLRERVRATEGRHREPTAAIIDSQSVRAAETVPRTSRGYDAGKKINGRKRHIAVDTIGLLLVVAVTTASVQDRVAGRALLIALRGCHQHLRLVWADSAYLGTFVDLAARLRITARIVAKLAGQIGFHVLPRRWVVERTLAWISRHRRTVRDYERLPAHHAAIVYWSMTIIMSRRLAHTQPQPQTT